In Piliocolobus tephrosceles isolate RC106 chromosome 4, ASM277652v3, whole genome shotgun sequence, the following are encoded in one genomic region:
- the DOK3 gene encoding docking protein 3 isoform X2 encodes MPSVSAYREGLCALGQHVVVREGLREEEAAHHPRQHSVSPGLEAAALLPAVTMDPVETPVKDGILYQQHVKFGKKCWRKVWALLYAGSPSGVARLESWEVRDGGLGAAGDRSAGPGRRGERRVIRLADCVSVLPADGESCPRDTGAFLLTTTERSHLLAAQHRQAWMGPICQLAFPGTGEASSGSTDAHSPKRGLVPMEENSIYSSWQEVGEFPVVVQRTEAATRCQLKGPALLVLGPDAIQLREAKVTQVLYSWPYHFLRKFGSDKGVFSFEAGRRCDSGEGLFAFSTPCAPDLCRAVAGAITRQRERLPELVRAQPCPLPRATSLPSLDTPGELREMPPGPEPPTSRRVRLAEPGPQSLPLLLGLEPSDPASGLYASVCKRASGVPRTEHLYENLCVLEASPTPHSGEPERHEGPGGRSPTASPIYHNGKDLSWPSPAHDNSLEAQYRRLLELDEAEGTGHPDPQAGFKAKLVTLLSRERRKGPAPCDRP; translated from the exons ATGCCCAGCGTGAGTGCATACCGTGAGGGCCTTTGTGCTCTCGGACAGCATgtagtggtcagggaaggcctccgGGAGGAAGAGGCGGCCCACCACCCCAGGCAGCACAGTG TCTCCCCAGGTCTTGAAGCGGCGGCCCTGCTCCCTGCCGTGACCATGGACCCTGTGGAGACCCCTGTCAAGGATGGCATCCTCTACCAGCAGCACGTCAAGTTTGGCAAG AAGTGCTGGCGGAAGGTGTGGGCTCTGCTGTATGCAGGAAGCCCATCAGGCGTGGCACGGCTGGAGAGCTGGGAGGTCCGGGATGGTGGCCTGGGAGCAGCAGGTGACAGGTCGGCAGGGCCTGGCCGGCGAGGGGAGCGACGGGTCATCCGCCTGGCTGACTGTGTGTCGGTGCTGCCGGCCGACGGTGAGAGCTGCCCCCGGGACACCGGTGCCTTCCTGCTCACCACCACCGAGCGAAGCCACCTGCTGGCTGCACAGCACCGCCAGGCCTGGATGGGCCCCATCTGCCAGCTGGCCTTCCCG GGGACAGGGGAGGCCTCCTCAGGATCCACAGATGCCCATTCTCCCAAGAGGGGTCTGGTCCCCATGGAGGAAAACTCCATCTATTCCTCCTGGCAGGAAG TGGGCGAGTTTCCCGTGGTGGTGCAGAGGACCGAGGCCGCCACCCGCTGCCAGCTGAAGGGGCCGGCCCTGCTGGTGCTGGGCCCAGATGCCATCCAGCTGAGGGAGGCCAAGGTCACCCAGGTCCTCTACAGCTGGCCCTACCACTTCCTGCGCAAGTTTGGCTCTGACAAG GGCGTGTTCTCCTTTGAAGCCGGCCGCCGCTGCGACTCAGGTGAGGGCCTCTTTGCCTTCAGCACCCCCTGTGCCCCCGACCTGTGCAGGGCTGTGGCTGGGGCCATCACCCGCCAGCGGGAGCGACTGCCAGAGCTGGTCagggcccagccctgccccctgCCACGGGCCACCTCTCTGCCCTCCCTGGACACCCCCGGAGAGCTGCGGGAGATGCCACCAGGACCTGAGCCACCCACCTCCAGGAGGGTGCGCCTGGCTGAGCCCGGACCCCAGAGCCTGCCGCTACTGCTAGGCCTGGAGCCCAGCGATCCGGCATCCGGGCTCTACGCCTCAGTGTGCAAGCGTGCCAGTGGGGTTCCACGCACTGAACACCTCTATGAGAACCTGTGTGTGCTGGAGGCCAGCCCCACACCGCACAGCGGGGAACCTGAGCGGCACGAGGGCCCTGGCGGCCGCAGCCCAACAGCCAGTCCCATCTACCACAACGGCAAAGACTTGAgctggcccagcccagcccacgaCAACAGTCTGGAAGCCCAGTACCGGCGGCTGCTGGAGCTGGATGAGGCAGAGGGCACAGGCCACCCTGACCCTCAGGCAGGCTTCAAGGCCAAGCTGGTGACGCTGCTGAGTCGTGAGCGGAGGAAGGGCCCTGCCCCTTGTGACCGGCCCTGA
- the DOK3 gene encoding docking protein 3 isoform X5, with protein sequence MDPVETPVKDGILYQQHVKFGKKCWRKVWALLYAGSPSGVARLESWEVRDGGLGAAGDRSAGPGRRGERRVIRLADCVSVLPADGESCPRDTGAFLLTTTERSHLLAAQHRQAWMGPICQLAFPGTGEASSGSTDAHSPKRGLVPMEENSIYSSWQEVGEFPVVVQRTEAATRCQLKGPALLVLGPDAIQLREAKVTQVLYSWPYHFLRKFGSDKGVFSFEAGRRCDSGEGLFAFSTPCAPDLCRAVAGAITRQRERLPELVRAQPCPLPRATSLPSLDTPGELREMPPGPEPPTSRRVRLAEPGPQSLPLLLGLEPSDPASGLYASVCKRASGVPRTEHLYENLCVLEASPTPHSGEPERHEGPGGRSPTASPIYHNGKDLSWPSPAHDNSLEAQYRRLLELDEAEGTGHPDPQAGFKAKLVTLLSRERRKGPAPCDRP encoded by the exons ATGGACCCTGTGGAGACCCCTGTCAAGGATGGCATCCTCTACCAGCAGCACGTCAAGTTTGGCAAG AAGTGCTGGCGGAAGGTGTGGGCTCTGCTGTATGCAGGAAGCCCATCAGGCGTGGCACGGCTGGAGAGCTGGGAGGTCCGGGATGGTGGCCTGGGAGCAGCAGGTGACAGGTCGGCAGGGCCTGGCCGGCGAGGGGAGCGACGGGTCATCCGCCTGGCTGACTGTGTGTCGGTGCTGCCGGCCGACGGTGAGAGCTGCCCCCGGGACACCGGTGCCTTCCTGCTCACCACCACCGAGCGAAGCCACCTGCTGGCTGCACAGCACCGCCAGGCCTGGATGGGCCCCATCTGCCAGCTGGCCTTCCCG GGGACAGGGGAGGCCTCCTCAGGATCCACAGATGCCCATTCTCCCAAGAGGGGTCTGGTCCCCATGGAGGAAAACTCCATCTATTCCTCCTGGCAGGAAG TGGGCGAGTTTCCCGTGGTGGTGCAGAGGACCGAGGCCGCCACCCGCTGCCAGCTGAAGGGGCCGGCCCTGCTGGTGCTGGGCCCAGATGCCATCCAGCTGAGGGAGGCCAAGGTCACCCAGGTCCTCTACAGCTGGCCCTACCACTTCCTGCGCAAGTTTGGCTCTGACAAG GGCGTGTTCTCCTTTGAAGCCGGCCGCCGCTGCGACTCAGGTGAGGGCCTCTTTGCCTTCAGCACCCCCTGTGCCCCCGACCTGTGCAGGGCTGTGGCTGGGGCCATCACCCGCCAGCGGGAGCGACTGCCAGAGCTGGTCagggcccagccctgccccctgCCACGGGCCACCTCTCTGCCCTCCCTGGACACCCCCGGAGAGCTGCGGGAGATGCCACCAGGACCTGAGCCACCCACCTCCAGGAGGGTGCGCCTGGCTGAGCCCGGACCCCAGAGCCTGCCGCTACTGCTAGGCCTGGAGCCCAGCGATCCGGCATCCGGGCTCTACGCCTCAGTGTGCAAGCGTGCCAGTGGGGTTCCACGCACTGAACACCTCTATGAGAACCTGTGTGTGCTGGAGGCCAGCCCCACACCGCACAGCGGGGAACCTGAGCGGCACGAGGGCCCTGGCGGCCGCAGCCCAACAGCCAGTCCCATCTACCACAACGGCAAAGACTTGAgctggcccagcccagcccacgaCAACAGTCTGGAAGCCCAGTACCGGCGGCTGCTGGAGCTGGATGAGGCAGAGGGCACAGGCCACCCTGACCCTCAGGCAGGCTTCAAGGCCAAGCTGGTGACGCTGCTGAGTCGTGAGCGGAGGAAGGGCCCTGCCCCTTGTGACCGGCCCTGA
- the DOK3 gene encoding docking protein 3 isoform X4 has translation MPSLLLDGGTGSGQKGKCEEFPSSLSLVSPGLEAAALLPAVTMDPVETPVKDGILYQQHVKFGKKCWRKVWALLYAGSPSGVARLESWEVRDGGLGAAGDRSAGPGRRGERRVIRLADCVSVLPADGESCPRDTGAFLLTTTERSHLLAAQHRQAWMGPICQLAFPGTGEASSGSTDAHSPKRGLVPMEENSIYSSWQEVGEFPVVVQRTEAATRCQLKGPALLVLGPDAIQLREAKVTQVLYSWPYHFLRKFGSDKGVFSFEAGRRCDSGEGLFAFSTPCAPDLCRAVAGAITRQRERLPELVRAQPCPLPRATSLPSLDTPGELREMPPGPEPPTSRRVRLAEPGPQSLPLLLGLEPSDPASGLYASVCKRASGVPRTEHLYENLCVLEASPTPHSGEPERHEGPGGRSPTASPIYHNGKDLSWPSPAHDNSLEAQYRRLLELDEAEGTGHPDPQAGFKAKLVTLLSRERRKGPAPCDRP, from the exons ATGCCCAGC CTGCTTCTGGACGGAGGGACGGGAAGTGGCCAGAAGGGGAAGTGTGAGGAGTTCCCGTCCAGCCTGTCATTAGTCTCCCCAGGTCTTGAAGCGGCGGCCCTGCTCCCTGCCGTGACCATGGACCCTGTGGAGACCCCTGTCAAGGATGGCATCCTCTACCAGCAGCACGTCAAGTTTGGCAAG AAGTGCTGGCGGAAGGTGTGGGCTCTGCTGTATGCAGGAAGCCCATCAGGCGTGGCACGGCTGGAGAGCTGGGAGGTCCGGGATGGTGGCCTGGGAGCAGCAGGTGACAGGTCGGCAGGGCCTGGCCGGCGAGGGGAGCGACGGGTCATCCGCCTGGCTGACTGTGTGTCGGTGCTGCCGGCCGACGGTGAGAGCTGCCCCCGGGACACCGGTGCCTTCCTGCTCACCACCACCGAGCGAAGCCACCTGCTGGCTGCACAGCACCGCCAGGCCTGGATGGGCCCCATCTGCCAGCTGGCCTTCCCG GGGACAGGGGAGGCCTCCTCAGGATCCACAGATGCCCATTCTCCCAAGAGGGGTCTGGTCCCCATGGAGGAAAACTCCATCTATTCCTCCTGGCAGGAAG TGGGCGAGTTTCCCGTGGTGGTGCAGAGGACCGAGGCCGCCACCCGCTGCCAGCTGAAGGGGCCGGCCCTGCTGGTGCTGGGCCCAGATGCCATCCAGCTGAGGGAGGCCAAGGTCACCCAGGTCCTCTACAGCTGGCCCTACCACTTCCTGCGCAAGTTTGGCTCTGACAAG GGCGTGTTCTCCTTTGAAGCCGGCCGCCGCTGCGACTCAGGTGAGGGCCTCTTTGCCTTCAGCACCCCCTGTGCCCCCGACCTGTGCAGGGCTGTGGCTGGGGCCATCACCCGCCAGCGGGAGCGACTGCCAGAGCTGGTCagggcccagccctgccccctgCCACGGGCCACCTCTCTGCCCTCCCTGGACACCCCCGGAGAGCTGCGGGAGATGCCACCAGGACCTGAGCCACCCACCTCCAGGAGGGTGCGCCTGGCTGAGCCCGGACCCCAGAGCCTGCCGCTACTGCTAGGCCTGGAGCCCAGCGATCCGGCATCCGGGCTCTACGCCTCAGTGTGCAAGCGTGCCAGTGGGGTTCCACGCACTGAACACCTCTATGAGAACCTGTGTGTGCTGGAGGCCAGCCCCACACCGCACAGCGGGGAACCTGAGCGGCACGAGGGCCCTGGCGGCCGCAGCCCAACAGCCAGTCCCATCTACCACAACGGCAAAGACTTGAgctggcccagcccagcccacgaCAACAGTCTGGAAGCCCAGTACCGGCGGCTGCTGGAGCTGGATGAGGCAGAGGGCACAGGCCACCCTGACCCTCAGGCAGGCTTCAAGGCCAAGCTGGTGACGCTGCTGAGTCGTGAGCGGAGGAAGGGCCCTGCCCCTTGTGACCGGCCCTGA
- the DOK3 gene encoding docking protein 3 isoform X3, whose translation MPSVSAYREGLCALGQHVVVREGLREEEAAHHPRQHSGLEAAALLPAVTMDPVETPVKDGILYQQHVKFGKKCWRKVWALLYAGSPSGVARLESWEVRDGGLGAAGDRSAGPGRRGERRVIRLADCVSVLPADGESCPRDTGAFLLTTTERSHLLAAQHRQAWMGPICQLAFPGTGEASSGSTDAHSPKRGLVPMEENSIYSSWQEVGEFPVVVQRTEAATRCQLKGPALLVLGPDAIQLREAKVTQVLYSWPYHFLRKFGSDKGVFSFEAGRRCDSGEGLFAFSTPCAPDLCRAVAGAITRQRERLPELVRAQPCPLPRATSLPSLDTPGELREMPPGPEPPTSRRVRLAEPGPQSLPLLLGLEPSDPASGLYASVCKRASGVPRTEHLYENLCVLEASPTPHSGEPERHEGPGGRSPTASPIYHNGKDLSWPSPAHDNSLEAQYRRLLELDEAEGTGHPDPQAGFKAKLVTLLSRERRKGPAPCDRP comes from the exons ATGCCCAGCGTGAGTGCATACCGTGAGGGCCTTTGTGCTCTCGGACAGCATgtagtggtcagggaaggcctccgGGAGGAAGAGGCGGCCCACCACCCCAGGCAGCACAGTG GTCTTGAAGCGGCGGCCCTGCTCCCTGCCGTGACCATGGACCCTGTGGAGACCCCTGTCAAGGATGGCATCCTCTACCAGCAGCACGTCAAGTTTGGCAAG AAGTGCTGGCGGAAGGTGTGGGCTCTGCTGTATGCAGGAAGCCCATCAGGCGTGGCACGGCTGGAGAGCTGGGAGGTCCGGGATGGTGGCCTGGGAGCAGCAGGTGACAGGTCGGCAGGGCCTGGCCGGCGAGGGGAGCGACGGGTCATCCGCCTGGCTGACTGTGTGTCGGTGCTGCCGGCCGACGGTGAGAGCTGCCCCCGGGACACCGGTGCCTTCCTGCTCACCACCACCGAGCGAAGCCACCTGCTGGCTGCACAGCACCGCCAGGCCTGGATGGGCCCCATCTGCCAGCTGGCCTTCCCG GGGACAGGGGAGGCCTCCTCAGGATCCACAGATGCCCATTCTCCCAAGAGGGGTCTGGTCCCCATGGAGGAAAACTCCATCTATTCCTCCTGGCAGGAAG TGGGCGAGTTTCCCGTGGTGGTGCAGAGGACCGAGGCCGCCACCCGCTGCCAGCTGAAGGGGCCGGCCCTGCTGGTGCTGGGCCCAGATGCCATCCAGCTGAGGGAGGCCAAGGTCACCCAGGTCCTCTACAGCTGGCCCTACCACTTCCTGCGCAAGTTTGGCTCTGACAAG GGCGTGTTCTCCTTTGAAGCCGGCCGCCGCTGCGACTCAGGTGAGGGCCTCTTTGCCTTCAGCACCCCCTGTGCCCCCGACCTGTGCAGGGCTGTGGCTGGGGCCATCACCCGCCAGCGGGAGCGACTGCCAGAGCTGGTCagggcccagccctgccccctgCCACGGGCCACCTCTCTGCCCTCCCTGGACACCCCCGGAGAGCTGCGGGAGATGCCACCAGGACCTGAGCCACCCACCTCCAGGAGGGTGCGCCTGGCTGAGCCCGGACCCCAGAGCCTGCCGCTACTGCTAGGCCTGGAGCCCAGCGATCCGGCATCCGGGCTCTACGCCTCAGTGTGCAAGCGTGCCAGTGGGGTTCCACGCACTGAACACCTCTATGAGAACCTGTGTGTGCTGGAGGCCAGCCCCACACCGCACAGCGGGGAACCTGAGCGGCACGAGGGCCCTGGCGGCCGCAGCCCAACAGCCAGTCCCATCTACCACAACGGCAAAGACTTGAgctggcccagcccagcccacgaCAACAGTCTGGAAGCCCAGTACCGGCGGCTGCTGGAGCTGGATGAGGCAGAGGGCACAGGCCACCCTGACCCTCAGGCAGGCTTCAAGGCCAAGCTGGTGACGCTGCTGAGTCGTGAGCGGAGGAAGGGCCCTGCCCCTTGTGACCGGCCCTGA
- the DOK3 gene encoding docking protein 3 isoform X1: protein MLPQAPELKTDSPPPGLQLLLDGGTGSGQKGKCEEFPSSLSLVSPGLEAAALLPAVTMDPVETPVKDGILYQQHVKFGKKCWRKVWALLYAGSPSGVARLESWEVRDGGLGAAGDRSAGPGRRGERRVIRLADCVSVLPADGESCPRDTGAFLLTTTERSHLLAAQHRQAWMGPICQLAFPGTGEASSGSTDAHSPKRGLVPMEENSIYSSWQEVGEFPVVVQRTEAATRCQLKGPALLVLGPDAIQLREAKVTQVLYSWPYHFLRKFGSDKGVFSFEAGRRCDSGEGLFAFSTPCAPDLCRAVAGAITRQRERLPELVRAQPCPLPRATSLPSLDTPGELREMPPGPEPPTSRRVRLAEPGPQSLPLLLGLEPSDPASGLYASVCKRASGVPRTEHLYENLCVLEASPTPHSGEPERHEGPGGRSPTASPIYHNGKDLSWPSPAHDNSLEAQYRRLLELDEAEGTGHPDPQAGFKAKLVTLLSRERRKGPAPCDRP from the exons ATGCTGCCCCAAGCCCCTGAGCTGAAGACAGATTCCCCTCCCCCCGGCCTGCAGCTGCTTCTGGACGGAGGGACGGGAAGTGGCCAGAAGGGGAAGTGTGAGGAGTTCCCGTCCAGCCTGTCATTAGTCTCCCCAGGTCTTGAAGCGGCGGCCCTGCTCCCTGCCGTGACCATGGACCCTGTGGAGACCCCTGTCAAGGATGGCATCCTCTACCAGCAGCACGTCAAGTTTGGCAAG AAGTGCTGGCGGAAGGTGTGGGCTCTGCTGTATGCAGGAAGCCCATCAGGCGTGGCACGGCTGGAGAGCTGGGAGGTCCGGGATGGTGGCCTGGGAGCAGCAGGTGACAGGTCGGCAGGGCCTGGCCGGCGAGGGGAGCGACGGGTCATCCGCCTGGCTGACTGTGTGTCGGTGCTGCCGGCCGACGGTGAGAGCTGCCCCCGGGACACCGGTGCCTTCCTGCTCACCACCACCGAGCGAAGCCACCTGCTGGCTGCACAGCACCGCCAGGCCTGGATGGGCCCCATCTGCCAGCTGGCCTTCCCG GGGACAGGGGAGGCCTCCTCAGGATCCACAGATGCCCATTCTCCCAAGAGGGGTCTGGTCCCCATGGAGGAAAACTCCATCTATTCCTCCTGGCAGGAAG TGGGCGAGTTTCCCGTGGTGGTGCAGAGGACCGAGGCCGCCACCCGCTGCCAGCTGAAGGGGCCGGCCCTGCTGGTGCTGGGCCCAGATGCCATCCAGCTGAGGGAGGCCAAGGTCACCCAGGTCCTCTACAGCTGGCCCTACCACTTCCTGCGCAAGTTTGGCTCTGACAAG GGCGTGTTCTCCTTTGAAGCCGGCCGCCGCTGCGACTCAGGTGAGGGCCTCTTTGCCTTCAGCACCCCCTGTGCCCCCGACCTGTGCAGGGCTGTGGCTGGGGCCATCACCCGCCAGCGGGAGCGACTGCCAGAGCTGGTCagggcccagccctgccccctgCCACGGGCCACCTCTCTGCCCTCCCTGGACACCCCCGGAGAGCTGCGGGAGATGCCACCAGGACCTGAGCCACCCACCTCCAGGAGGGTGCGCCTGGCTGAGCCCGGACCCCAGAGCCTGCCGCTACTGCTAGGCCTGGAGCCCAGCGATCCGGCATCCGGGCTCTACGCCTCAGTGTGCAAGCGTGCCAGTGGGGTTCCACGCACTGAACACCTCTATGAGAACCTGTGTGTGCTGGAGGCCAGCCCCACACCGCACAGCGGGGAACCTGAGCGGCACGAGGGCCCTGGCGGCCGCAGCCCAACAGCCAGTCCCATCTACCACAACGGCAAAGACTTGAgctggcccagcccagcccacgaCAACAGTCTGGAAGCCCAGTACCGGCGGCTGCTGGAGCTGGATGAGGCAGAGGGCACAGGCCACCCTGACCCTCAGGCAGGCTTCAAGGCCAAGCTGGTGACGCTGCTGAGTCGTGAGCGGAGGAAGGGCCCTGCCCCTTGTGACCGGCCCTGA
- the DDX41 gene encoding probable ATP-dependent RNA helicase DDX41: MEELEPERKRARTDEVPAGGSRSEAEDEDDEDYVPYVPLRQRRQLLLQKLLQRRRKGAAEEEQQDSGSEPRGDEDDIPLGPQSNVSLLDQHQHLKEKAEARKESAKEKQLKEEEKILESVAEGRALMSVKEMAKGITYDDPIKTSWTPPRYVLSMSEERHERVRKKYHILVEGDGIPPPIKSFKEMKFPAAILRGLKKKGIHHPTPIQIQGIPTILSGRDMIGIAFTGSGKTLVFTLPVIMFCLEQEKRLPFSKREGPYGLIICPSRELARQTHGILEYYCRLLQEDSSPLLRCALCIGGMSVKEQMETIRHGVHMMVATPGRLMDLLQKKMVSLDICRYLALDEADRMIDMGFEGDIRTIFSYFKGQRQTLLFSATMPKKIQNFAKSALVKPVTINVGRAGAASLDVIQEVEYVKEEAKMVYLLECLQKTPPPVLIFAEKKADVDAIHEYLLLKGVEAVAIHGGKDQEERTKAIEAFREGKKDVLVATDVASKGLDFPAIQHVINYDMPEEIENYVHRIGRTGRSGNTGIATTFINKACDESVLMDLKALLLEARQKVPPVLQVLHCGDESMLDIGGERGCAFCGGLGHRITDCPKLEAMQTKQVSNIGRKDYLAHSSMDF, encoded by the exons ATGGAGGAGTTGGAACCCGAACGGAAG CGGGCTCGCACCGACGAGGTGCCTGCCGGAGGAAGCCGCTCCGAGGCGGAGGATGAGGACGACGAGGACTACGTGCCCTATGTGCCGTTACGGCAGCGCCGGCAGCTACTG CTCCAGAAGCTGCTGCAGCGAAGACGCAAGGGAGCTGCGGAAGAAGAGCAGCAGGACAGCGGTAGTGAACCCCGGGGAGATGAGGACGACATCCCGCTAGGCCCTCAGTCCAACGTCAGCCTCCTGGATCAGCACCAGCACCTTAAAGAGAAGGCTGAAG CCCGCAAAGAGTCTGCCAAGGAGAAGCAgctgaaggaagaagagaagatcCTGGAGAGTGTGGCTGAGGGCCGAG CGTTGATGTCAGTGAAGGAGATGGCGAAGGGCATCACATATGATGACCCCATCAAAACCAG CTGGACTCCGCCCCGTTATGTCCTGAGCATGTCTGAAGAGCGACATGAGCGCGTGCGGAAGAAATACCACATCCTAGTGGAGGGAGACGGTATCCCACCACCCATCAAGAGCTTCAAGGAAATGAAGTTTCCTGCAG CCATCCTGAGAGGCCTGAAGAAGAAAGGCATTCACCACCCAACACCCATTCAGATCCAGGGCATCCCCACCAT TCTATCTGGCCGTGACATGATAGGCATCGCCTTCACGGGTTCAGGCAAGACACTGGTGTTCACGTTGCCTGTCATCATGTTCTGCCTGGAACAAGAGAAGAGGTTACCCTTCTCAAAGCGCGAGGGGCCCTACGGACTCATCATATGCCCCTCG CGGGAGCTGGCCCGGCAGACCCATGGCATCCTGGAGTACTACTGCCGCCTGCTACAGGAGGACAGCTCACCACTCCTGCGTTGCGCGCTCTGCATTGGGGGCATGTCCGTGAAGgagcagatggagaccatccgaCA CGGTGTACACATGATGGTGGCCACCCCAGGGCGCCTCATGGATTTGCTGCAGAAGAAGATGGTCAGCCTAGACATCTGTCGCTACCTGGCCTTGGATGAGGCTGACCGCATGATCGACATGGGCTTTGAGGGCGACATCCGCACCATCTTCTCCTACTTCAAG GGCCAGCGACAGACCCTGCTCTTCAGTGCCACCATGCCGAAGAAGATTCAGAACTTTGCTAAGAGTGCCCTTGTAAAGCCTGTCACCATCAACGTGGGGCGCGCTGGGGCTGCCAGCCTGGATGTCATCCAG GAGGTGGAATACGTGAAGGAGGAGGCCAAGATGGTGTACCTGCTCGAGTGCCTGCAGAAGACACCCCCGCCT GTACTCATCTTTGCAGAGAAGAAGGCAGACGTGGACGCCATCCACGAGTACCTGCTGCTCAAGGGGGTTGAGGCTGTAGCCATCCATGGGGGCAAAG ACCAGGAGGAACGGACTAAGGCCATCGAGGCATTCCGGGAGGGCAAGAAGGATGTCCTAGTAGCCACAGACGTTGCCTCCAAGGGCCTGGACTTTCCTGCCATCCAGCATGTCATAAATTATGACATGCCGGAGGAGATTGAAAACTATG TGCACCGGATTGGCCGCACCGGGCGCTCGGGAAACACAGGCATCGCCACTACCTTCATCAACAAAGCCTGTG ATGAGTCAGTGCTGATGGACCTCAAAGCGCTGCTGCTGGAAGCCAGGCAGAAGGTGCCGCCCGTGCTGCAGGTGCTGCACTGCGGAGACGAGTCCATGCTGGACATTGGAG GAGAGCGCGGCTGTGCCTTCTGTGGGGGCCTGGGCCATCGGATCACCGACTGCCCCAAACTCGAGGCTATGCAGACCAAGCAGGTCAGCAACATCGGCCGCAAGGACTACCTGGCCCACAGCTCTATGGACTTCTGA